Genomic segment of Sarcophilus harrisii chromosome 4, mSarHar1.11, whole genome shotgun sequence:
TGCCGGGATCCACTTCCTGGCTTTCTCCAGCGACTCCTGCCGGTGAGTAGAGGCCCTCTTGGCCCGTTGCCAGGGATTTGCCGCTGCCAGCCTGGCGGCCAGTGCTCTCTGCCTGGTATGTGTGGGCAGGGCCCAAGTGAGGACCTCTTTTTCCCGCTTTAGGATGGCGACCGTCTCCAAGGATGGGAAGTGGAAGTTGTGGGCCACAGATGTGGATTACAAGCAGCAGCAAGACCCCTACCTCCTGCTGACAGGCCAGTATGATGAGGCAGCCATCATGCCCTGCATCTTGGCCCTCTCCCCGGATGCCCAGGTCTTGGCTCTGGCCAGCAGCAACAACATTCGGCTCTTCAACACAAAGCGAGGCgaggaagaagaaaactttcACAAGGTCCATGGGGAGTATGTGTCTGAAATGACCTTTGACACTACAGGTCGGTTCCTGGCTTCCTGTGGAGACAGAGTGGTGAGGGTCTTCCATAACACCACGGGCCAGAGGGCTATAGTGGAGGAGATACGGGGGCTCCTCAAACGGGGCCCCACAGAAACCACCCGTCAGAGGCTGAATCAGCAGCTGGTCCAAGCCCAGGCTAACCTCAAAAGGCTGGGGGCCGCAAAGGTCTGAGCAAGGAAAAGTTGGACTTAAGAAGGGAGCAAGGAGACGGGAGAGATCCTTGCTGCACTTGCTCTTGCCCCCCCTCCCTTGGTCCAGGGTGGCCTGGAATCGGGGCTTTTGGAAGGGGGACGTCATAATAGGATCTCTCCtttgttttccccctttccttaccccccccccacccccttctgtCTCACTACACATTTTTGGGGCTGCAGACTAAAGCTAGCCACTCTCCCACCAGCTAAGGCTTTGTCCCTCAGTCTCTGGAAACATTCCATATTGACATTCTGGCACTTGGAAAAAGTTCCCCTGGTTTTGTGACTCTAAGTCCTACTTTTTCTCCAAGAAAAAACCTTAGACCCATGAGCCCAGTGTCCTGGCAGTTCCCTTTGGGCATAGGTAGTAATCAATTGTGGTGCTTGAATCTGCTGTGGGTCCAAGGGAC
This window contains:
- the TBL2 gene encoding transducin beta-like protein 2 isoform X3, with product MNKKEDGSNSFQPLAEDFPKKHKASVINIGIAETGKFIMSVSSDTTIIIWTLKGDVLSIINTNQMNNTYAVISPCSRFVGSCGFTPDAKVWEICFSKSGQFREVARAFELKGHTAGIHFLAFSSDSCRMATVSKDGKWKLWATDVDYKQQQDPYLLLTGQYDEAAIMPCILALSPDAQVLALASSNNIRLFNTKRGEEEENFHKVHGEYVSEMTFDTTGRFLASCGDRVVRVFHNTTGQRAIVEEIRGLLKRGPTETTRQRLNQQLVQAQANLKRLGAAKV